The Corynebacterium glaucum genome includes a region encoding these proteins:
- the pks13 gene encoding polyketide synthase Pks13 (Pks13 is a key enzyme in mycolic acid biosynthesis.), with the protein MTENDLRLWLEQWVSKATGETSIDTAKPLEAYGLSSRDAVVLSGELEGLLNRKLDPTIAYQYPTIDALAAALVAAPKRAAKERRQAISSSPAERDIAIVGHAGRFPGANSSAELWKLLIDGQVATGPLPAGRWSEYAGDPYLRTKMAEESTDGGYLDDIASFDNEFFGISPLEAQNMDPQQRIMLEVAWEALEHAHIPADTLRGAAVGVFVGSSSNDYGMLMGADPAQAHPYALTGSSSSIIPNRISYAYDFRGPSMNVDTACSSSLVSVHHAVRALRDGECDVALAGGVNILANPFASLMFSELGVISPTGSIKAFSDDADGIVRSEAAGFVVLKRVADAIKDGDQILAVIKGSATNSDGHSNGLTAPNPDAQVDVLERAYADAGIDPTEVDLVEAHGTGTILGDPIEATALGTVLGRERSNAAPLLLGSVKSSIGHSESAAGVVALIKVLEALEHDTIPASANFTAPNHFVDFDAEHIEVVQDPREWPRYSGRRVAGVSGFGFGGTNAHVVLADFDAEEYEGETTAPNTAFTGLNVAALPVSGLLASRRKAAAAQLADFLESRPDSDLIPVARSLARRNHGRSAAVIQATTTEEAVARLRQVAEGKIGPGIVAADAPSVTGPVFVYSGFGSQHRFMGKKLMESSELFAARMRELDELVKFERGWSMLDIINDDDQTYDTQTGQVTITAIQIAQTDLLASMGIYPAGVMGMSMGEIAAAYAAGGIRDKDAMLIACQRARLMSEGEAQIAGTSGEGAMAVVELGPDQLADYPGVEPAVYAGPGMTTVGGPATAIDNIVEQLEAQEKFARKLNVRGAGHTSMLDPIMGDLAAEIAGINAQPLTVPLFSSVDRETYPAGSVVHTDEYFLRMTRQPVYFQDATEAAFAAGHTTLIEITPNPVALMGMMNTAFASGKPDAQLLFTTKRKLDEAETLVDLAARLYVQGVKVDFTGFYGSQPRIETPGIDFARNELWTSARPSSSESSLLGARVNLPDGQVAYATRADAVFSPYQLIEAAAAEIAPGSSVVATEEHGYLPADGTVTTLVTPTLGGLSIRVYNTDVLVAEGFASILDFDAKQVVAGVAEVEPSSLVDEPDDAIEAFRWDPATETVAERLRAIVSESMGFDAEDLPDELPLIDLGLDSLMGMRIKNRIENDFQIPPLQVQTLRDASVADVIQTVEDAVAGREAAGSIETEPEQKGAKPTGQGVGVAPRDASERMVFGAWAKYSGAAAAGVTSELPAVSDEVAAEIAAHLTERSGIEITAEEVQGAETLEPLANRVREGLETEVEGNIRVFREGTKEPVFVFHPAGGSSAVYAPLARRLDERTPVYGVERREGSLEERAAEYVEDIQRIAGDRQVVLAGWSFGGALAYEVAHQLGNDKVKYIALLDTTQPSEPIPDTMEETKARWGRYAQFAKDTYGLEFDVPYELLETAGEDALLTMLTEFLANTDASEHGLAAGVLEHQRASFVDNQILNHLDFSRWADVNVPVLLFRSERMHEGAITLEPNYAHIDEDGGWGAIVTDLTIVHLPGDHLAVVDEPAIGIVGKHMNEWMGL; encoded by the coding sequence ATGACTGAGAACGATTTGCGCCTTTGGCTCGAGCAGTGGGTGTCGAAGGCAACGGGGGAAACCAGCATCGACACCGCCAAGCCGCTCGAGGCGTACGGGCTGTCGTCTCGCGACGCGGTCGTACTCTCGGGCGAGCTGGAAGGCCTGCTCAACCGCAAGCTCGACCCAACCATCGCGTACCAGTACCCGACCATCGATGCGCTTGCCGCCGCGCTGGTGGCCGCGCCGAAACGCGCGGCAAAGGAGCGTCGACAAGCAATCAGCTCTTCCCCCGCCGAGCGCGACATCGCCATCGTCGGGCACGCCGGCCGCTTCCCGGGCGCGAACTCGTCGGCGGAGCTTTGGAAATTGCTTATCGACGGCCAGGTTGCAACGGGGCCCCTGCCCGCCGGCCGCTGGTCTGAGTACGCGGGCGACCCGTACCTTCGCACCAAGATGGCGGAGGAGTCGACCGACGGCGGCTACCTCGACGACATCGCGAGCTTCGACAACGAGTTCTTCGGCATCTCCCCGCTCGAGGCGCAGAACATGGACCCGCAGCAGCGCATCATGCTCGAGGTGGCGTGGGAGGCGCTCGAGCACGCGCACATCCCGGCGGACACGCTGCGTGGCGCGGCGGTCGGCGTCTTCGTGGGTTCCTCTTCGAACGACTACGGGATGCTCATGGGCGCCGACCCTGCGCAGGCGCACCCCTATGCACTCACCGGCAGCTCGAGCTCGATCATCCCGAACCGCATTTCTTACGCGTACGACTTCCGCGGCCCGTCGATGAACGTGGACACGGCGTGCTCGTCCTCGTTGGTCAGTGTGCACCACGCGGTGCGTGCGCTGCGCGACGGCGAGTGCGACGTGGCGCTTGCGGGTGGTGTGAATATCTTGGCGAACCCGTTTGCCTCGCTGATGTTCTCCGAGCTCGGCGTGATCTCGCCGACCGGCAGCATCAAGGCGTTCTCCGACGACGCCGACGGCATCGTGCGATCTGAGGCCGCAGGTTTTGTGGTGCTCAAGCGAGTCGCGGACGCGATTAAGGACGGCGACCAGATCCTCGCCGTGATCAAGGGCTCCGCCACCAATTCCGACGGCCATTCCAACGGCCTCACCGCCCCGAACCCGGATGCCCAGGTCGACGTGCTCGAGCGCGCCTATGCAGACGCAGGCATCGACCCGACCGAGGTGGACCTGGTCGAGGCGCACGGCACCGGCACCATCCTCGGCGACCCGATCGAGGCAACCGCCCTTGGCACCGTGCTGGGACGCGAGCGCTCTAACGCCGCGCCACTGCTGCTGGGCTCGGTGAAGTCCTCCATCGGTCACTCAGAGTCCGCCGCGGGCGTGGTGGCGCTGATCAAGGTGCTCGAGGCGCTCGAACACGACACCATCCCGGCCTCGGCGAACTTCACCGCTCCAAACCACTTCGTCGACTTCGACGCCGAGCACATCGAGGTCGTGCAAGACCCGCGCGAGTGGCCGCGCTACTCCGGTCGCCGCGTTGCCGGCGTTTCCGGCTTCGGCTTCGGCGGCACGAACGCGCACGTGGTGCTCGCGGATTTCGATGCAGAAGAGTACGAGGGCGAAACCACCGCACCGAACACCGCCTTCACCGGTCTCAACGTTGCGGCGCTGCCGGTATCTGGGCTGCTCGCAAGCCGTCGTAAAGCGGCTGCTGCCCAGCTTGCGGACTTCCTTGAGTCCCGACCTGACTCCGACCTGATCCCCGTCGCACGCTCGCTCGCGCGCCGCAACCACGGCCGTTCTGCTGCGGTAATCCAAGCCACGACCACCGAAGAGGCCGTGGCGCGCCTGCGTCAGGTTGCCGAGGGCAAGATCGGCCCAGGCATCGTTGCCGCCGACGCCCCGAGCGTGACCGGCCCGGTATTTGTGTACTCCGGCTTCGGCTCGCAGCACAGGTTCATGGGCAAGAAACTCATGGAGTCGAGCGAACTCTTCGCCGCCCGGATGCGCGAGCTCGACGAGCTGGTCAAGTTCGAGCGCGGCTGGTCGATGCTGGACATCATCAACGACGACGACCAGACGTACGACACCCAGACCGGCCAGGTCACCATCACCGCGATACAGATCGCGCAGACCGACCTGCTTGCTTCGATGGGCATTTACCCAGCAGGCGTGATGGGCATGTCCATGGGTGAGATTGCCGCCGCGTACGCCGCTGGCGGCATCAGGGACAAGGACGCGATGCTCATCGCTTGCCAGCGCGCGCGGCTGATGAGCGAGGGCGAGGCCCAAATCGCCGGTACCTCAGGCGAGGGCGCGATGGCCGTGGTCGAGCTCGGCCCCGACCAGCTTGCGGACTACCCCGGTGTCGAACCAGCCGTGTACGCCGGCCCCGGCATGACTACCGTCGGCGGGCCCGCCACCGCCATCGACAACATCGTCGAGCAGCTCGAGGCGCAAGAGAAATTCGCCCGCAAGCTCAACGTGCGCGGCGCCGGCCACACCTCGATGCTGGACCCGATCATGGGCGACCTCGCCGCCGAGATCGCCGGCATCAATGCGCAGCCGCTGACCGTCCCGCTATTTAGCTCCGTGGACAGAGAAACCTACCCCGCCGGCAGTGTTGTCCACACCGACGAATACTTCCTGCGCATGACCCGCCAGCCGGTGTACTTCCAGGACGCCACCGAAGCCGCGTTCGCCGCCGGCCACACCACGCTCATCGAGATCACGCCGAACCCCGTCGCGCTCATGGGCATGATGAACACCGCCTTCGCCTCAGGCAAACCGGACGCGCAGCTGCTGTTCACCACGAAACGCAAGCTCGACGAGGCGGAAACGCTGGTCGACCTCGCCGCCCGGCTCTACGTCCAGGGCGTGAAAGTCGACTTCACCGGGTTCTACGGCAGCCAGCCGCGCATTGAGACGCCGGGGATCGACTTCGCCCGGAATGAGCTGTGGACGTCGGCCAGGCCGTCGTCAAGCGAAAGCTCCCTGCTTGGCGCGCGCGTGAACCTGCCTGATGGCCAGGTCGCGTACGCCACGCGTGCGGATGCGGTGTTCAGCCCGTACCAGCTTATCGAGGCTGCGGCGGCGGAGATCGCGCCGGGCTCGAGCGTCGTGGCGACCGAGGAGCACGGCTACCTGCCCGCGGACGGCACCGTGACCACGCTGGTCACTCCGACCTTGGGCGGGCTGTCCATCCGCGTGTACAACACGGACGTACTGGTTGCGGAGGGTTTCGCCTCCATCCTCGACTTCGACGCGAAGCAGGTAGTCGCAGGAGTTGCGGAGGTCGAGCCTTCATCGCTTGTCGACGAACCGGACGACGCAATCGAAGCGTTCCGCTGGGATCCGGCGACCGAGACCGTGGCCGAGCGCCTGCGCGCGATCGTGTCCGAGTCCATGGGCTTTGATGCGGAAGACTTGCCTGATGAGCTGCCGCTGATTGATCTGGGGCTGGACTCGTTGATGGGCATGCGCATTAAGAACCGCATTGAGAACGACTTCCAGATCCCGCCGCTGCAGGTGCAGACGCTTCGCGACGCCTCCGTGGCCGACGTGATCCAGACCGTCGAGGACGCGGTTGCTGGGCGGGAAGCTGCTGGGTCGATCGAAACTGAGCCTGAGCAAAAGGGCGCTAAACCCACAGGCCAAGGCGTTGGTGTCGCGCCGCGCGACGCGTCCGAGCGCATGGTGTTCGGAGCGTGGGCGAAGTACTCGGGAGCGGCGGCTGCAGGCGTGACCTCGGAGCTGCCTGCTGTCTCCGACGAGGTCGCCGCCGAGATCGCGGCGCACCTGACGGAGCGCTCCGGCATTGAGATCACTGCGGAAGAAGTCCAAGGCGCTGAGACCCTCGAGCCGCTAGCGAACCGTGTGCGCGAGGGCTTGGAAACCGAGGTCGAGGGCAACATCCGCGTCTTCCGCGAAGGAACGAAAGAGCCGGTGTTCGTCTTCCACCCAGCGGGCGGATCCTCGGCGGTGTACGCGCCGCTGGCTCGCCGCCTAGATGAGCGCACGCCGGTCTACGGTGTCGAGCGCCGCGAAGGCTCGCTGGAGGAGCGCGCGGCGGAGTACGTCGAGGACATTCAGCGCATCGCCGGTGACCGCCAGGTTGTGCTGGCCGGCTGGTCCTTCGGTGGCGCGTTGGCGTACGAGGTTGCGCACCAGCTTGGCAACGACAAGGTGAAGTACATCGCACTGCTGGACACCACCCAGCCGTCGGAGCCGATTCCGGACACCATGGAGGAGACCAAAGCACGCTGGGGCCGCTACGCCCAGTTTGCGAAGGACACCTACGGTCTGGAATTCGACGTGCCGTACGAATTGCTGGAAACCGCGGGCGAGGACGCGCTGCTCACGATGCTCACCGAGTTCTTGGCGAACACCGATGCCTCCGAACACGGGCTCGCTGCCGGTGTGCTCGAGCACCAGCGGGCGTCGTTTGTGGACAACCAGATTCTCAACCACCTGGACTTCTCCCGGTGGGCCGACGTCAATGTCCCAGTGCTGCTCTTCCGCTCCGAGCGGATGCACGAGGGCGCGATCACCCTGGAGCCGAACTACGCGCACATTGATGAGGACGGCGGCTGGGGCGCTATCGTCACCGATTTGACCATCGTGCACTTGCCGGGCGACCATCTAGCGGTAGTGGACGAGCCAGCGATTGGCATCGTTGGCAAGCACATGAACGAATGGATGGGACTCTAA
- a CDS encoding FadD32-like long-chain-fatty-acid--AMP ligase yields MDLEVIIKRFINEDGDIVLPPNFTIPALNEILFMGAVQMGQADAVNIRFWDYSQDTEGEATDYTRREVNTRIKAVSARLMQVGQPGDRVAILAGNSPEYIFGFMGAMYSGQVPIPLYDPNEPGHEDHLRAVLADSGAKTVLTNTQDAPAVRAFFADLPAAERPRILAVDSLPDSLAETWQPIEVEAGVDTSQDVSFLQYTSGSTRNPAGVIITNESIVSNVIQIYMGARVKQPLRIPSWLPMHHDMGIILTTLLVILGNELEIFTPRDFIQQPKRWLDRLTRREDDSDKMHVYTVTPNFALELAARYATPENPEDYDLSLVEGIIIGSEPVTKPSVDAFLEAFEPSGLDRLTLRPSYGLAEATLIVSTPQNKDRPRFAFFDRNELANGKAVEVGEDAGVAFASNGQPVQWQHFAIVDPETKNELPEGEVGEMWVHGPNTAAGYLDREDETNETFRNVIGETLQEDLPKDNWLNTGDLGTLVDGHLYITGRVKDLVVVAGRNHYPQDIEATVMEASDHVRADSVAAFAVPGEDVEQLVLMVERADGASEDGDPAAEDAIRAAVTTNHGISPAVIEFYPPNGIARSSSGKIARRVNAKQFAERE; encoded by the coding sequence ATGGATCTCGAAGTCATCATCAAGCGGTTCATCAACGAGGACGGAGACATCGTCCTCCCGCCGAACTTCACGATCCCGGCGCTCAACGAAATTCTCTTCATGGGCGCCGTCCAGATGGGACAGGCCGACGCGGTCAACATCCGCTTCTGGGACTACTCCCAGGACACCGAGGGCGAAGCCACCGACTACACCCGCCGCGAGGTGAACACGCGCATCAAGGCCGTCTCCGCGCGGCTGATGCAGGTGGGGCAGCCGGGCGACCGTGTGGCCATCCTTGCCGGCAACTCGCCCGAGTACATCTTCGGCTTCATGGGCGCGATGTACTCCGGCCAGGTGCCGATCCCGCTCTACGACCCGAACGAGCCGGGCCACGAAGACCACCTGCGCGCGGTCCTCGCCGATTCCGGTGCGAAGACGGTGCTCACCAATACCCAGGACGCCCCTGCGGTGCGCGCGTTCTTCGCCGATCTGCCCGCTGCGGAACGCCCCCGCATCCTCGCGGTGGACTCCCTGCCGGATTCGCTCGCGGAGACCTGGCAGCCGATCGAGGTCGAGGCAGGGGTGGATACCTCGCAGGACGTGTCTTTCCTGCAGTACACCTCCGGCTCGACTCGCAACCCGGCCGGCGTGATCATCACCAACGAGTCGATCGTGTCCAACGTCATCCAGATCTACATGGGCGCGCGCGTGAAGCAGCCGCTGCGCATCCCGTCTTGGCTGCCGATGCACCACGACATGGGCATCATCCTCACGACTCTGCTGGTGATTCTGGGCAACGAGCTCGAGATCTTCACCCCGCGCGACTTTATCCAGCAGCCGAAGCGCTGGCTTGATCGCCTCACGCGCCGCGAGGACGACTCGGACAAGATGCACGTCTACACCGTGACGCCGAACTTCGCCCTCGAGCTCGCCGCCCGCTACGCCACTCCGGAGAACCCAGAGGACTACGACCTTTCCCTGGTCGAGGGCATCATCATCGGCTCCGAGCCAGTGACCAAGCCTTCCGTCGATGCGTTCCTGGAAGCCTTCGAGCCCTCCGGCCTCGACCGGCTCACCCTGCGCCCGTCCTACGGTCTCGCCGAGGCCACGCTCATTGTGTCTACCCCACAAAACAAGGACCGCCCACGCTTCGCGTTCTTCGACCGCAACGAGCTTGCGAACGGTAAAGCAGTCGAAGTCGGCGAGGATGCGGGCGTTGCCTTCGCCTCCAACGGCCAGCCGGTGCAGTGGCAGCACTTCGCCATCGTTGATCCCGAAACCAAGAACGAGCTGCCCGAAGGCGAAGTCGGCGAGATGTGGGTCCACGGACCCAACACCGCCGCCGGCTACCTCGACCGGGAAGACGAAACCAACGAGACCTTCCGCAACGTCATCGGCGAGACCCTCCAAGAAGACCTGCCCAAGGACAACTGGCTGAACACCGGCGATCTGGGCACGCTTGTCGACGGCCACCTGTACATCACCGGTCGCGTCAAAGACCTCGTCGTCGTGGCTGGCCGCAACCACTACCCGCAGGACATCGAAGCCACCGTCATGGAGGCTTCCGACCACGTTCGTGCCGACTCGGTCGCGGCGTTCGCGGTCCCGGGCGAGGACGTCGAGCAGCTCGTACTCATGGTGGAGCGCGCCGACGGCGCCTCCGAGGACGGCGATCCGGCTGCAGAGGACGCAATCCGCGCCGCGGTCACCACCAACCACGGCATCTCCCCGGCGGTCATTGAGTTCTACCCGCCGAACGGGATCGCGCGCTCGTCCTCAGGCAAGATCGCGCGCCGCGTCAATGCCAAGCAGTTCGCCGAGCGGGAGTAG
- a CDS encoding cutinase family protein gives MRERSATRNVFVVAGVILVVALIGLGIFQWRNGEPIPPLEPTETTEAEPAPPTPQEPEWCPAVEFVSVPGTWESSADDDPFNPQANPYSFMLSITQPLQEAYDIGHVRVFTVPYTAQFRNIQTAHGREEMTYDDSRAEGLAKLNGELAYVAEQCHSTKFIIAGFSQGAVIVGDAADAIGTNSGAIPPDRLLGAVMIADGRRENGVGVHPGAELSGQGAEITLQPLQRVVDMATPGATMTGPRPGKFGAVADRAFEICAPNDSVCDAPLAIKNAFDRAADLLLANGNHAMYATNPDVIPGTTASQWTVDWARTSIDTLEVQSN, from the coding sequence GTGCGTGAACGTAGTGCCACCCGCAACGTCTTTGTCGTTGCGGGTGTAATCCTTGTTGTCGCCCTTATCGGCCTGGGCATTTTCCAGTGGCGAAACGGCGAACCGATCCCGCCGCTCGAACCCACAGAAACCACCGAAGCCGAGCCTGCCCCTCCCACCCCACAGGAACCCGAGTGGTGCCCTGCGGTGGAGTTCGTCTCCGTGCCCGGCACCTGGGAGTCCTCGGCTGACGACGACCCCTTCAACCCGCAGGCCAACCCGTACAGCTTCATGCTTTCGATTACGCAGCCGCTGCAGGAGGCCTACGACATCGGGCACGTGCGCGTATTCACCGTGCCGTACACCGCGCAGTTCCGGAACATCCAGACCGCCCACGGGCGCGAGGAAATGACCTACGACGACTCGCGTGCGGAAGGGCTGGCAAAGCTCAACGGTGAACTCGCCTACGTTGCCGAGCAGTGCCACTCCACGAAGTTCATCATTGCCGGTTTCTCCCAGGGTGCCGTGATTGTGGGCGACGCGGCGGACGCGATCGGCACCAACTCGGGCGCAATCCCGCCAGATCGTTTGCTCGGCGCAGTGATGATCGCGGACGGGCGCCGCGAGAACGGTGTGGGCGTGCACCCTGGCGCGGAACTTTCTGGCCAGGGCGCCGAAATCACGCTGCAGCCGCTGCAGCGCGTGGTCGATATGGCGACCCCGGGTGCGACCATGACCGGCCCGCGCCCCGGCAAATTCGGAGCGGTGGCAGACCGCGCGTTTGAAATTTGCGCACCGAACGACTCCGTGTGCGATGCGCCGCTTGCGATCAAAAACGCCTTCGACCGGGCGGCAGACCTGCTCCTGGCCAACGGCAATCACGCGATGTACGCCACGAACCCGGACGTCATTCCCGGAACGACCGCGTCGCAATGGACGGTAGATTGGGCGCGGACTAGCATCGACACCTTGGAAGTTCAGTCGAACTAA
- a CDS encoding DUF732 domain-containing protein — MKRALCLTTATLAAAFTLTACGGSATVDSEDSTETSTTVATAASSSESSSSTATVTQTSTRQPAAPAGPVDQPARELDSVPEQADPFTAEETGYLNQLRENGVNVEGVEDELTVTGHSVCSDETITRDVVAGQLVEQRRTDMTPEAVGQLVTDAARANLC; from the coding sequence ATGAAAAGAGCACTTTGCTTAACGACGGCCACGCTGGCAGCCGCGTTCACCCTCACCGCCTGCGGCGGTTCGGCGACCGTCGATTCCGAGGACAGCACAGAAACGTCGACGACGGTGGCAACTGCTGCGTCGTCAAGCGAAAGCTCCTCGAGCACTGCGACGGTGACCCAAACCTCGACTCGGCAACCTGCGGCCCCCGCCGGTCCGGTGGACCAGCCTGCCCGCGAGCTTGACTCGGTGCCCGAGCAGGCGGACCCCTTCACCGCCGAGGAAACGGGCTATCTGAACCAGCTCAGAGAAAACGGGGTGAACGTCGAGGGAGTTGAGGATGAACTCACAGTGACGGGGCATAGTGTGTGCTCGGATGAGACCATCACCCGCGATGTGGTGGCCGGTCAGCTTGTCGAGCAACGCCGCACGGACATGACTCCGGAGGCGGTTGGGCAGCTGGTGACCGACGCCGCTCGCGCCAACCTCTGCTAG
- a CDS encoding alpha/beta hydrolase-fold protein, whose protein sequence is MRESRNQKLLLAAISSMTVLAAGLAPAQVANAQSPDLSSNLSSNRGFSDAIRPSDPPQRTPIEVDRDVEVPGLPAGVEVDRIEWLTNRRVAVFIKSAAMPQELIQVQILLARDWHSNPNAKFPEVWALDGLRARDDENGWTIETNIEQFYADKNVNVILPVGGESSFYADWQRPDNGKHYKWETFLTKELVPIMSNEFRSNGKRAVVGLSMGGTAAVNLAERNPHLFNFVGSFSGYLDTTTTGMPTAIKAAQLDAGGYNSDAMWGPQGSQGWIDHDPKTGIENLEGMTVYVSAGSGRDDYGNPDSVAKGAANYAGKGLEVISRMSTQTFVDYASRTNVKPVVRFRPSGVHSWEYWQFEMAQAWPYIANALNVPEADRGAQCTPIGLIAEATKSGVIGSCVNDEYVTGENGKGRAQDFRGGTAFWSPDTGAHAIFGAILAKYNGLGGPSGWLGFPTTGETKTPDGRGRFVHFEHGSIYWTPQNGAYAIPGDMMKAWGEAGYETGPLGYPVAEATQVGKGYVQQFENGYLTRNPEQDGKTSHYMVFGEIGKKYGEVGTATSGLGFPKSNEKKVNGGFFQEFDRGNIYWSPQSGARVIFYGDIFNEWGKQGYEQGKLGWPTSDMKEIPAGGLTIDFQNGTLSQVNGKVVEKKR, encoded by the coding sequence ATGCGTGAATCCCGTAACCAGAAGCTGTTGTTGGCAGCCATCTCCTCCATGACGGTCTTGGCCGCTGGCCTGGCACCGGCGCAGGTTGCTAATGCACAGTCGCCGGACCTGTCTAGCAACCTGAGCTCCAACCGCGGCTTCTCGGACGCGATCCGCCCTTCGGATCCGCCACAGCGCACCCCGATCGAGGTGGACCGCGATGTCGAAGTTCCGGGCCTGCCGGCCGGGGTTGAAGTTGACCGCATTGAGTGGCTGACCAACCGTCGCGTGGCGGTGTTTATCAAGTCTGCGGCGATGCCGCAGGAGCTCATCCAGGTGCAGATCTTGCTGGCTCGCGACTGGCACTCCAACCCGAACGCGAAATTCCCGGAGGTGTGGGCGCTTGACGGCCTGCGCGCCCGCGACGACGAGAACGGCTGGACTATCGAGACCAACATCGAGCAGTTCTACGCCGACAAAAACGTCAACGTCATCCTTCCGGTCGGCGGCGAGTCCTCCTTCTACGCTGACTGGCAGCGTCCGGACAACGGCAAGCACTACAAGTGGGAGACGTTCCTGACCAAGGAGCTGGTCCCAATCATGAGCAACGAGTTCCGCTCCAACGGCAAGCGCGCCGTCGTCGGCCTGTCCATGGGCGGTACCGCCGCGGTCAACCTGGCTGAGCGCAACCCGCACCTGTTCAACTTTGTCGGTTCCTTCTCCGGCTACCTGGATACCACGACCACCGGCATGCCCACCGCCATCAAGGCAGCGCAGCTGGACGCCGGCGGCTACAACTCTGACGCGATGTGGGGTCCGCAGGGCTCCCAGGGCTGGATCGACCACGACCCGAAGACCGGTATCGAGAACCTCGAGGGCATGACCGTGTACGTCTCCGCAGGTTCCGGCCGCGACGACTACGGCAACCCCGACTCCGTGGCCAAGGGCGCTGCGAACTACGCAGGCAAGGGTCTGGAGGTCATCTCCCGCATGTCCACCCAGACGTTCGTGGACTACGCAAGCCGCACCAACGTCAAGCCGGTCGTGCGCTTCCGCCCGTCTGGCGTGCACTCCTGGGAGTACTGGCAGTTCGAGATGGCCCAGGCGTGGCCGTACATCGCGAACGCGCTCAACGTTCCCGAGGCGGACCGCGGCGCGCAGTGCACCCCGATCGGTCTGATCGCCGAGGCCACCAAGTCCGGCGTCATCGGATCCTGCGTGAACGACGAGTACGTCACCGGTGAAAACGGCAAGGGTCGCGCACAGGACTTCCGCGGCGGCACCGCATTCTGGTCCCCGGACACCGGAGCCCACGCCATCTTCGGTGCGATCTTGGCCAAGTACAACGGGCTCGGCGGCCCGTCCGGCTGGCTCGGCTTCCCAACCACGGGCGAGACCAAGACCCCGGACGGCCGCGGCCGCTTCGTCCACTTCGAACACGGCTCCATCTACTGGACCCCGCAGAACGGCGCGTACGCCATCCCGGGCGACATGATGAAGGCGTGGGGCGAAGCCGGCTACGAGACCGGACCGCTGGGCTACCCGGTGGCCGAGGCGACCCAGGTTGGCAAGGGATACGTCCAGCAGTTTGAGAATGGCTACCTCACCCGCAACCCGGAGCAGGACGGCAAGACCTCCCACTACATGGTCTTCGGCGAGATCGGTAAGAAGTACGGCGAGGTCGGCACTGCCACCTCCGGCCTGGGCTTCCCGAAGTCCAACGAGAAGAAGGTCAACGGCGGCTTCTTCCAGGAGTTCGACCGCGGCAACATCTACTGGTCGCCGCAGTCCGGCGCCCGCGTGATCTTCTACGGTGACATCTTCAACGAGTGGGGCAAGCAGGGCTACGAGCAAGGCAAGCTCGGCTGGCCGACCTCCGACATGAAGGAAATCCCGGCTGGCGGCCTCACCATCGACTTCCAGAACGGCACCCTCAGCCAGGTCAACGGCAAGGTTGTTGAGAAGAAGCGATGA
- a CDS encoding alpha/beta hydrolase, with translation MQTTHKRRGLIALLVALFTMIGGIAAAPQAQAANRDWLRPDSTGSCEWDGVGFWVQRCTVWSPSMDRHITVQIQPAQRGGNAGLYMLDGLRATEWSNAWLVDTNAAATFVDSNITLVMPVGGQSSFYTDWNAPATYDFNHPVTYKWDTFLSQELPPYLQQHFGVSPTNNSILGISMGGTAALNLAALHPNQFRQVLSYSGYLTTTIPGGQTALRLALLDGGLYNLNAMWGSILNPRRYENDPFLNMGNLRGKDVYVSAGSGTPGPVDERYLPEHRAAGMALEVISNFTTQLWSAKARASGVEHTAVTTPTGLHNFSQWDAELHRTKSRILDVMNAW, from the coding sequence ATGCAGACAACCCACAAGCGCCGCGGCCTGATTGCCCTGCTCGTAGCGCTATTCACCATGATTGGCGGCATCGCGGCGGCACCCCAGGCGCAGGCAGCGAATCGCGACTGGCTGCGCCCCGACTCCACTGGCAGCTGTGAGTGGGACGGGGTTGGATTCTGGGTGCAGCGTTGCACGGTGTGGTCGCCTTCCATGGACCGCCACATCACCGTCCAGATTCAGCCGGCTCAGCGCGGCGGCAACGCCGGCCTGTACATGCTCGACGGCCTGCGTGCGACCGAGTGGTCAAACGCCTGGTTGGTGGACACCAATGCCGCCGCAACGTTCGTGGACAGCAACATCACCCTGGTGATGCCGGTGGGTGGCCAGTCCTCGTTCTATACCGACTGGAACGCGCCGGCGACGTACGACTTCAACCACCCGGTGACCTACAAGTGGGACACGTTCCTGTCCCAGGAGCTGCCGCCGTACTTGCAACAGCACTTCGGTGTCTCGCCGACGAACAACTCCATCCTCGGCATCTCCATGGGCGGTACCGCGGCGCTGAACCTCGCGGCGCTGCACCCGAACCAGTTCCGCCAGGTCCTGTCCTACTCCGGTTACCTCACCACCACGATTCCGGGCGGCCAGACCGCGTTGCGCCTCGCGCTGCTTGACGGCGGCCTGTACAACCTCAACGCGATGTGGGGCTCCATCCTGAACCCGCGCCGCTACGAGAACGACCCGTTCCTGAACATGGGCAACCTGCGCGGAAAGGACGTCTACGTCTCCGCCGGCAGCGGCACCCCAGGCCCGGTGGATGAGCGCTACCTTCCGGAGCACCGCGCGGCCGGTATGGCGCTTGAAGTGATCTCCAACTTCACTACCCAGCTGTGGTCCGCGAAGGCGCGAGCATCTGGTGTTGAGCACACCGCCGTCACCACCCCGACTGGCCTGCACAACTTCAGCCAGTGGGATGCAGAGTTGCACCGCACCAAGTCGCGCATCCTTGACGTGATGAACGCCTGGTAA